The following are from one region of the Littorina saxatilis isolate snail1 linkage group LG2, US_GU_Lsax_2.0, whole genome shotgun sequence genome:
- the LOC138959565 gene encoding adenosine receptor A2b-like: MSNDTDGLQTVPLEAVEGAFLTLAAVVLSVVAIVSNSLLIYVVVRSAAMHTSTNFFIASLSAGELVTGLFVIPFAGTAAAASSGDWAFSPDLCCFVGVMGVLGPCVSALSLLVVSADRYVAISRPLRYADLVTKTSTAFIIVFVWLLSLLLSLLPLAGWGRYRFSGSFKVCLMRSSSDSRAHVPEVVVMGVLSTFIPVTLVILIVLKTAHHIRGHRRVFAFVPVPVAVTSLPSGTRTMTASSSRVKATRTLLLVSAVFVALCVPAVVAFALCQRPSSCTVSARVLRTLLWLSFLSCIVNPIIIMTLNGKFRARLKALLCRHGQCGVWKPAPSDKDPFTITSGLQAVLDASLLVNVVHGTGQQDAKQRRHVLMSVQARAVELQAQYVFIRRTGMVTLRKTRSSPDCRVAGAEGVGS; encoded by the coding sequence ATGTCAAACGACACCGACGGGCTCCAAACCGTCCCCTTGGAAGCAGTCGAGGGTGCTTTCCTGACGCTGGCGGCCGTTGTGCTGTCCGTGGTGGCGATCGTCAGCAACAGCCTCCTCATCTATGTCGTGGTGCGTAGCGCTGCCATGCACACCTCAACTAACTTCTTCATCGCTTCGCTGTCCGCTGGGGAACTTGTGACGGGACTCTTCGTCATTCCTTTTGCAGggactgctgctgctgctagtTCTGGGGACTGGGCCTTCTCCCCTGATCTGTGCTGCTTCGTTGGTGTCATGGGTGTGCTAGGGCCTTGTGTGTCTGCCTTGAGTTTGCTGGTGGTGTCTGCAGACCGCTACGTGGCCATCAGCAGGCCTCTGCGATACGCGGACCTCGTGACCAAGACGTCCACGGCGTTCATCATCGTGTTCGTGTGGCTGCTCAGCTTGCTGTTGAGTCTTTTGCCGCTGGCCGGGTGGGGGAGGTACCGCTTCTCGGGAAGCTTCAAGGTGTGCCTGATGAGGAGCTCGTCTGACTCTCGTGCCCACGTGCCCGAGGTAGTGGTGATGGGGGTTCTCAGCACCTTCATCCCCGTCACCCTCGTCATCCTCATCGTGCTCAAAACCGCCCACCACATCCGCGGCCATCGTCGAGTCTTCGCCTTCGTGCCTGTCCCCGTAGCGGTCACCTCCTTGCCCTCCGGAACCAGGACGATGACCGCCAGCAGCTCCAGGGTGAAGGCCACGCGGACCTTGCTGCTGGTGTCCGCGGTCTTCGTGGCGCTGTGCGTGCCGGCAGTCGTGGCCTTCGCCCTGTGCCAGCGCCCGTCTTCCTGCACCGTCAGCGCCAGGGTGCTGCGGACCCTCCTCTGGCTGTCCTTCCTAAGCTGCATCGTCAAccccatcatcatcatgacGCTCAACGGCAAGTTCCGCGCCAGGCTCAAGGCCCTGCTGTGCCGGCACGGGCAGTGCGGGGTGTGGAAGCCTGCCCCCAGCGACAAGGACCCCTTCACCATCACGTCGGGCTTGCAGGCCGTGCTGGACGCCTCGCTGCTTGTCAACGTCGTCCACGGAACCGGGCAGCAGGACGCTAAACAGCGGCGTCATGTGCTGATGTCGGTGCAGGCGCGTGCTGTGGAGCTACAGGCTCAGTACGTGTTTATTCGACGCACGGGGATGGTGACGCTTAGAAAGACGCGCTCTTCTCCAGACTGTCGTGTTGCCGGCGCCGAGGGCGTTGGTAGTTGA
- the LOC138953804 gene encoding sperm protamine P1-like produces MRIKAEQPAQTSSRDLVPTASGSGGSPKISVTEIISALSTLKDRKGSTCTDIRNALRSETVGPKPTLLHIKQAIARGLAEGSLKKADQNRFILDTEPMSVKENKAAARSRRAEENKSSGLGRRRRKSKRRRSKRRKGKKGKGKKGKGKKKGKRGRRRRRGKKGKKGKGKKGKKGKKGKRRRRRRKGKGKGKKR; encoded by the coding sequence ATGCGGATCAAGGCAGAGCAGCCGGCCCAGACGTCTTCCAGGGACTTAGTCCCTACGGCCTCCGGCAGCGGCGGCAGCCCCAAGATATCCGTGACGGAGATCATCTCCGCCCTGTCCACGCTGAAGGATCGCAAGGGCTCCACGTGCACGGACATCCGCAATGCGCTGCGCAGCGAGACTGTGGGCCCCAAGCCCACCCTGCTGCATATCAAGCAGGCCATCGCGCGCGGCTTGGCGGAAGGCAGCCTGAAGAAGGCGGACCAGAACCGCTTTATCCTGGACACGGAGCCTATGTCCGTCAAGGAGAACAAGGCCGCCGCCCGGAGCCGACGCGCTGAGGAAAACAAGTCGAGCGGCTTGGGACGTCGTCGTCGCAAATCTAAACGCCGACGATCTAAACGCCGAAAGGGCAAAAAGGGaaaagggaaaaaaggaaaaggaaagaagaaaggaaagcGTGGACGACGCCGGCGACGTGGGAAGAAGGGTAAAAAAGGAAAgggaaagaaaggaaagaaaggaaagaaaggaaaacggcgacgacgacgacgaaagGGCAAAGGCAAAGGCAAGAAGCGATAG